The Bos taurus isolate L1 Dominette 01449 registration number 42190680 breed Hereford chromosome 16, ARS-UCD2.0, whole genome shotgun sequence genome includes the window cattttataGATACCTAttaaacaaaacaagacaaaaccccCAAACAACAAAACGAGTGCTTTCAACAAATCAGAAAGATTATATTGAAACTGATACAGTCAAATGCTGCTAGAAGCATTGGAAATTGAAATGACATTTTGGGAAGACCATGTCAATATGTTGCAAGAGTTATAAAGATGATCATAGGATTTTGCCTGGTAATCCTACTCCTGGTTATTAAAAGGAATTTATTCAGTGTATACTAATGAAAATTTACCTTATAGATATAATCTACATGACAATAAGTTATAAGGGGAtaatttaatgtgtgtgtgtgtgtgtttattgttGTTAAGTCTCTAAGTCTTGTTCAAcatttttgtgactccatggactatagccggccagactcctctgttcatgggatttcctaggcaagaatgctgaagtggattgccattcctttcttcagggaatcttcctgatccagggatctaacccgtgtctcctgcttggcaggcagattctttaccactcagccaccagggaagtccttttgtATGAATTTACACAGTAGAAATATGAAGACTATGAAGAAACACGAGAGGATATTTACATTGCTGTGAAAATATCAGTATTTGTAATTGTCACAATTATCCAAACTTATGTATACCAATAGAGACTcattgaaaaacattaaaaataaaaacaatcctaATGGtaatattataattttgttttactttttttgaaaatacctgtggcggattcatttcgatgtttggcaaaaccaatacaatattgtaaagtttaaaaataaaataaaattttaaataaataaatacattccaaaaaaaaaaaaaagaaaagaaaagaaagtttgtcaggacaaattttcaaaatctttttttaaaggtatatgTAGTAAACTACAATAAAGCAAACCTGTGAATATAGACAGGCTACAAACACCCTTATTTAATTGTTTCTTGGCATGTGGAAAGAGTGGAGTAATAAAGGGGATCAATTGAATGGgagcaaaggagagaaaagagaagaaaaagaaggcagaagAATGAGAAGTTCGGGAAAGCAGCAGTCTCACTTTGGCTCCCTAAGGAGTCGCcaaggatggtggtggtgatttagtcactaagtcatgtccaactcttgcaatcccatggactgtatatagcttgccaggctcctctgtccgtgggattctccaggcaagaatactggagtgggctgccatttccttctccccaaggATGGTACCCCAGGCATATTATCCAGTGGTGGAAGCCTCATGCCACAGCGAATGCTGCATGAGCTAGTGGAGGAACGGGACCACAGTGACCACCCCACCCCTTTTCCTTTACACCATGTCCCAGTGGGCCATCACACTGACATGGCCTTGGGACATGTGTGCAGTGGGAGGTTTGAATTTAGACTGGTGGCAGGAGATGAGACAATTACATTTCTTTTGTACACACATAAGGTTTCACTAACACTTTAACCACAGGAGGAGAAAAGGCCACAAGATGTGGGGTTAGTGTGAGTGGAGACAAAGGaacttttttttcaaactaaGAAAGCATCAGTATTGCAAAGACTTTCCGTGATTCCACACCCACCTTGAAAGTCCCCCTCTCAGCACAGGAAGTGCGCTGACCACTGGGGGAATAAAAGAGACTCAGAGGAGCGAAGGTCCTCAGCCTCTTGCTGCACAGCTCAGAGGGACCTCAGCCATGAAACTTCTCATCCTGACCTGCCTGGTGATCTGCAGTCTCGCTGCATACACTGTGGAAGGTAAGTCAAAAGTTATTTATGAGATAAGGAATATCTAGGTGTACGGGCAGTGGCCAGGCATTTTGATACTGACTCAGGTTTTGAATGGAGTCAACTACTTTCTCCAAGCTAAGCCTCAGTCTTTCTGTGTGCAAAATGGGTATAGTTTGACAGTAGGGAACTTTGTAGATTTTGAAGATAGAACTTGATTACAGTCTGGGCTCCTATTTTTCACAACTAGGGGATTTGGGGTAAATTTCTTAACCTCTCCGGGCCTAGGTTTAATTATCTTTAAGATAAATAACTAATTTGCTTACctacaattaaaatgaaatacactTATGACCATTTATCAGATTTCCAGGCAAATACTAATTTGTTTATTAATGTTAGGTGCAGCATAATGAAAACAACTGTATATACCTTTGAAGCTTTTGTCTATTTAgtattgataaattaaaaaacacttacccctttgctgttcacctgaaattatcataacgttaattggctataccccaatacaaaataaaaagttcaaaaaatagaaatagatataCCAGGGATTAAATAATGTGTTTGTTCACATTAACTGCCCCATATCtcaaaaaaatgcttaaaaatgtaAAGCATTCATGATGGGGGAGTGAGCTAGAGGGTGTATGTTCTGAAGCAAATCAACATTTTGTATTAAAACAGAATTGACTGGAAGCTTGTGAACTCATATTTAGGAAATCCATTTTTACCTTTAAGTGTGTAGGAGAGAATATTATTATTGCTATGAATGTTGTTCCCACTTGTGATAAATTTCTTGAGTTTATAAAAGATCATAAGTATTAACAAATATCAATGACTTATATACAATCAATTAAACTTACAAGACATATTCAGATGAGATTTAGTTACACTGAGACTTGCCTGAACATTCTACACATACTTATTAaaagatcattttttttcccaactgGTGGGAGTGTATTTTTCCTTATGTCTCTGACAGGAGGGAATATCCTTTGATTATAAATAACTCAGTTAACTCGCCTTTCAACCTCTTAATCTGCAGCCTTCTTACTTAGACTAAAATAGATCATGCATCTGCAAGGGTGCCCATAAATAGAGATGGCACTGTTTGGAACCCCCTGAAATTGGGCCCtgaataaaaaaatattgttgaaatgaAAAGGTTTATACCAAGTGTTGTCTAAACCATGGCTAGCTGGCATTTTTCTGGGAAAATAGGCTGCTGTATGATGGAAACCATGAATGAATAGGGGAATAAAGACTGATGAGGATTGCAGACATTTGAGTATTTCCCTTTCACTGGCTCAGAAAAcatttagcattaaaaataaattggcaAATATAGAGGGGAAAGAATGTGCAGGCTAGATATTGAGTGATGGAAAGAGGAGATGAAGAGCAATGTTAGTGAACACCTGCTCAGTTTCATGATTATAAAAACCTTCTGATTTCAGCAACACTATGTCAGAAAGCTCAGATTTGATCATTATCGACTATTATTTTAGATGCTTTTTGGCTTAATATTTCTCAGAGAAATATTCTGTTAGAATATTTGCTTCCCTGAGAAGCAAATACCAGTCTCTTCATCTTAGGAGAAAATAGGCACACAGAAACCTTCATTAGATTTTAGCAAATCTGTAACATTATTAACCCTCCcatgatatttttcctttctccaatGTAAGATGTtctcaaaactgaaaaatttaatCTCCTTTTAGTCCTTCTATTGAGGATAAGAACCTTATGAACTACTTCCTTTATATCTTTCACattttaccatttaaaataaCACCTTAGTGATTCAGTCAAAAATGAGCTACCTCTCCCATGTTTAATATTGACTGTCCCAAACTACTCTTTATCAGGTCACTCTTTGTTATTTGATTGATGACACTCTAACAtttatattattagaaattatattttatttttgtttgcttggtttTTTGTTACAGGTGTGGGGAGTGAAGTTCTAGAAAAGAGCATCTGTGTGAGTCTGACTACACAGCGACTGCCAATTAAAAACATCAAGACCTACACCATCAAGGAGGGCTCCATGAAAGCAGTGATGTGAGTTTCTCTCCCCAAAGCTGGGCTTGATGGAACACAGTGTACAGAAATGCCACCCTCCTCGGGAAAAATAAGTTAACAAGGAGGAAGACCTCAACTTAGCCAACTgtccttttgtttttccatattaACCATGTCTTTGTGTAGCCCCAAACAATGATGATGACAAAAAAATTGGCAACCAAGTGAAGACTGTCACCATCCTTTCTGATTTATCTTAACAGAATAATCAGACTGGGAACCAGATGAATAATATGCTCGTTCCGGAGGGTTAGGTTTAGAGATGTTTGGATCAGATCAGGATTTGAGCACAGAGCCACACTGGTGTGGGATGCCTCCCTTTCCATCCCACCCACGTCCCtgcctttctcttccttgttGGTGTTCTGGAGTAGAATGCCATATTTTATCAGTTGCTACATCTCAAGGAATAGTGTCAACAACTAGCCTACATGGTACCATTCTCTTTctagtatttcatttttaaaatagcaacacTTCCCAAAATATAATTACAACTTTACCACCAAAAATATGATAAACCACTCTTTGCCCAGAAAATAAGATGAATGTGTTTaggtttcaaaaagaaaagacatgtaataaataacctgctgctgctgctgctaagtcgcttcagtcgtgtgaccccatagatagcagcccaccaggctctcccatccctggtattttccaggcaagagtactggagtggggtgccattgccttctccaataacctAGATGGCTTCAAATGTCTAGTTTAATTGCATCATTTGGTAGCAATGATGAGAAAAGGAACCTGCACAAAATTCTGAACAAGGAATCTGGGTATTATTTGGAGCTATATTTTCTTCATGAAGAAAATAGATTGcagaagaaagattttttttaagatgtaatgGAATCTAATTTTCATTCCAGATCTATCTGGAATACTTATTTTTCCAGTCATTTCTGCACAAGGTCTCTTTTATACAATCTGATCTTAACTTTTGGTCCCAAGGCTTTGAAGATGTGACTAATTTTGCCTATCTTTTCCTTGCATTGCAGATTCATTACCAGACGTGGCCTTAAAGTCTGTGCTGATCCCCACGTTGACTGGGTGAAAAAAGCCGTCCGAACAATAGACAGGTCCACCAGGAGAAATGTGAGCCAGAGCAAGCCTACACAAGCCCAGCAATCCCCCAATACAGCTGTGACCCTGACTGGGTAGTGACCTTCCAGCACCTTGTCCCTTCCCTAGCCAGCCACCTCATTTCCCTTTAAAGCTCATGGACTTATTACATTATATTCACCTTTTATAAAAGTGCTGCATGAGTctattttcttagatttttatttttttatgtcctTCATATTCATACAGATGctctaattaataaatatttattattaagaaTGGTCCCAAAGTGTATTCATTACCTAGTAGGGAAGGTAATACATCATTTGTGTCCCTTTTCTGTCATAATTGTACTTCCTGTTGATAGTATCCATGATGGGAGAGATTATGGTCAGTGTTTATCAGAGATGAAAGCTATATTCATCATTTTTAGGCTTTAGCATGAAATGATTCTCTACACATGAGTCATAGGTGGCAACTGTAACAACGACAATTTTAGCTCTATTTAAACCTGTCTTCATAATGGAGTTCTATTTTTATGGATTAAATGGAAAAACGATCCAACTGCTACTGGTTCCCCATTATGAAGATTCACTACTCAAAAAGAAGCTTCATCAAGCTTGATCTTGAGCACATTCTCATACTTCTGGGTTTCATTTGAtctataaaggaaagaaaaaaaaggaaaggacacAGCTTGTCAGTTCTTTCATTTGTCACAGTAGCAAAGATTATACTTTTAATGAAAACATACTTTATTCAAACAAAAATCAATTCTTCCCAAATTGGGCAATGAGCTTACTGCCTTTCTGTGGTTTTCACAATCATCACTACTCTAGTTATCAACACAccatgctttttttccttttggccagTAAGTTTTCAGTATCCCAACACTGTCATTTAGAACATTTGTTGAATATGACCGCAATTTGcattaaagttttaaaagttttaataaacATTACTTCATCTACTCACTAAACATCTCAGATTCATGCCCTCCTATATTCTCATTAAATTGTTCATTTGGTTCATGTTTATGATTCCATTATTCAAGTAGCTGATAGTTTATACATCCACTTCTATCTGACTTTAAATAGTTAAGAAACTGATCAATCCTTGATAGTttcaaaggaagggaaggaattaACTGTTCTCTAGTCCTAAGGGGACAACCAGCAATATCAAGTGTTTTCAGAGGGTAACAAACTGAGGGCATTTGGGAGGAATCAAATCACGTCTAGTCATAGTCATCCAACTATTCACCAGAGAGAAACTGATTAAAACATTGCTTCTTAGCCAGGAGTGGGTTATCTGTCATTTCTCACTGCTATTTGTTTACAATAATGTTCAAAACTGGTCTTAaaggaaacacaaagaaaaaaaacctgttttATGAGGGGTAAAACCTAGTAAATCacagaagatgaaagaaatgtttcCTGATTGAACATGTACTTGAATTTCTGAAATGTCTCCCAAGTGCTAGAAATTTTCAgatcagtttagtcactcagttgtctgagtctttgtgaccccatggactgcagcatgccaggccctgtccaacatcaactcccagagcctactcaaactcatgtctattgcattggtgattccatccaaccatctcatcctctgttgtccccttctcctcctgccttcaatctttcccagaatcagggtcttttccaatgagtcggttctttgcatcaggtggccaaagtattggagttttagcttcagcatcaatccttccaatgaatattcagaactgatttcctttaggatggactggttggatctccttgcagtccaagggactctcaagagtcttctccaacaccatggttcaaaagcatcaattctttggcactcagctttctttatagtccaattctcacatccatacacgactactggaaaaaccatagctttaactaggtggacctttgttgataaagtaatgtctctgtttttttatattctgtttaggttggtcatagcttttcttccaaggagcaagcatcttttaatttcatggctgcagtcaccatctgcagtgatcttggagcctaaaagaataaagtatctcactgtttccactgtttccccatctatttgccataaagtgatgggaccagatgccatgatcttagttttctgaatgttgagttttaagccaactttttcactttcctcttgcactttcatcaagaggctctttagttcttctttgctttctgccataagggtggtgtcatctgcatatctaagattattgatatttctcccggcaatcttgattccagcttgtgcttcatcctgcccagcattttgcatgatgtactctgcaagaGGTTTTCAAGAGAATTAATAATACAAGTGGAAGAGTATAGGTATGCACATCTCGTGATTGCATTATCTAAGGTCATAGGTGATGTTAGAGGTTTCAACCCAACAGTGCACATAACTTTAACTAACTGACTGGATGTTTTGAATCACTTAGGTTGGACCTGCATCTACTAACTATAACTCTGTGGCTGATTGGActtcaattcaaagaaataatctAAGAAGGAGAGatctcaaaatattaaatatttttttagtgTCTGAGACTCCTCTTTTGTGCTTCTGTGTTCAATTGTactaaaatttaacttaaaatttataatttatattgaaTCTGCTTGTTTGCCCATCTGTGCTACTCCATCACAATCCTGCAGTCAAACTAAAAGCTGCTTTTGGTGTTATTATGCTAGGTTCCCAGTACCTAGCATAGAACTGGAATGTgcgggctcaattgcttcagtcatgtctgactctttgtgaccccgtggactgtagcctaccaggctcctctgtccatgagattctccaggcaagaatactgggagtgggttgccatgtccccttaaaggggatcttcctaacccagggattgaacccgtgtctcctgcatctcttgcattgcaggcagattctttacccagtgagccacctggtaagcccataGACCTGGGAGGGAGGATCAATTAATACTTGTTGGATGAATGGAAGAATAACATATTAGATTATTTGCTTCATTCTGCCCTTtcatatttctaaaattatataacACAAAGTAAACTTTATTAAGGCTTGAATAAACTTTAttcaattcagcaaatatttttaggTACTTGATATAAAACAGGCACTGTGTTAGGCTTAGTATATATCTAGATAAGTAAAACACCACTTCTGTACTCCAAGAGCTCATCTAGCAGACGAGACTATGATGAAAGAGAACCAATATGAAACAGGTAATATTAATAACATGGGCATGctcaagaaatagaaataacaCAGAGAAAGGAATAATTACCTTGAAaatgttcttcattttttctgactttagatataattattaattattattattaataagaaatggaaggtggattcttcattgATTTGAAGAAAGATGTCACATAATTCTCTCTTCACTAGGAAATTCTTCCACTGGGATTGTAATATTTGTAGAGTATTATGTTCTTTCATAGATATTTGATACAACAATACAGTGTCTAAAATTGTCACTGCAATTTAAATGGTGAGAAAACTGAGCTGCAGAGAGATTGATTGTCTTGGCTAAGAGCACAAAGTTCTTAATAAACTGATCCTGGTCTCAGATAGTGATTTTCTATGATATTCCAGCCTCAGGAAGGAGCACGATTATGTACAAGTCTTCCTAGAGGAGGTATGAtgggagaaaggaaaatatttttgacaaGTAATTTtagaacaactggacatccacatgcaaaaaaccctctagacacagaccttacacatttcatgaaaaattaacccaaaatatattataggtgaaatgtaaaatgcaaaattattaaACATCTAGATGATGACATATGATAAAATCTTGACTACCTTGGATTTGGAgatgattttttctttaaatctgacAGTAAAGATATGTTCCTTAAGAGAAAAATTTAAGTTGGtgcttattaaaattataaatttctgttctttgaaagaCACTGTCAAGTAAAGATAATGTCAcagattaggagaaaatattttcaagagacatctgatttaaaaaaaaaaaatgttacccaAAGCACACAGAGAACTCTTAAAATGTGACAACAAGAAAGCAAGCAACTTGATTGAATAACCCAGGCAAAAGGTCTTAACAAATGCCTCAGTACAGGAGACATATAGATGGAAAATAAACATAGGAAAAGGTTCTCAGCATTATACCTCATTAGGAAAttgcaaatgaaaaataaggagATACTACTATACACCTATGCAAAtggcaaaaatttaaaacatgaacaGTATCAAATGAAGCCACAGGAATTCACCTTGgagcaaccaaaatgtccttcaATAGGTGGCTGGATAAATgcactgtggtatatccataggggcttccccagtgactcagtgcgtagagaatccacctacaatgcagaagagccagtagatatgggtt containing:
- the XCL2 gene encoding lymphotactin; protein product: MKLLILTCLVICSLAAYTVEGVGSEVLEKSICVSLTTQRLPIKNIKTYTIKEGSMKAVIFITRRGLKVCADPHVDWVKKAVRTIDRSTRRNVSQSKPTQAQQSPNTAVTLTG